The Euphorbia lathyris chromosome 2, ddEupLath1.1, whole genome shotgun sequence genome includes a window with the following:
- the LOC136216802 gene encoding probable methionine--tRNA ligase: MFPSTLLGTGENWTLMKTISVIEYLNYEAGKFSKSKGIGVFGNDAKDTNIPVEVWRYYWLTNRPEVSDTLFTWSDL, encoded by the exons ATGTTTCCTTCTACTCTTCTCGGGACTGGTGAAAATTGGACCTTGATGAAGACTATAAGTGTTATTGAATACTTAAACTATGAAGCAG gaAAGTTTTCCAAGAGTAAAGGCATAGGAGTTTTTGGTAATGATGCCAAAGATACAAATATTCCTGTAGAAGTTTGGAGATATTATTGGTTGACAAACAGACCTGAG GTTTCTGACACACTGTTTACCTGGTCCGATTTGTAA